A window from Cryptomeria japonica chromosome 1, Sugi_1.0, whole genome shotgun sequence encodes these proteins:
- the LOC131857358 gene encoding BURP domain-containing protein 16-like — protein sequence MAMAMAMRPLEASSLLSIVAARASLRSHACAMRSEEDDTPQQSIQTDAIFIQSIRYHSLACMKKTAISLVGGVSSNVAELERQRWREKLPEVAMPETLVARLSPLSLTQLQYFAAGLKKMDATSFDAHQFCRSAGLICREDVIFRLERGSIFLGPPDEVEENVFVDKEELRESGEMILPDLSPSKYSISFFPTELAEMMPPFSSANVSQLVNLLNIPSESNMSRSMLETLKICEGSGVEGEVKRCSSSVEYMVEFVVSVLGSDIDLFTDPSVLGSGQRVTITKASKREDIVGVKPPVACHNLMFPYGVSYCHSIKGSEVFDLQLEVVQNGEKVRRNATAVCHYLSDGAGGNQAACHPVYGEMLLWTPKPTHD from the exons ATGGCCATGGCCATGGCCATGAGACCATTAGAGGCTTCATCATTGTTGTCTATTGTAGCAGCTAGAGCTAGTCTAAGGTCTCATGCTTGCGCAATGAGATCAGAG GAAGATGATACACCACAGCAAAGCATTCAAACAGATGCTATTTTCATTCAAAGTATAAGGTATCACAGTCTAGCATGTATGAAAAAGACG GCAATTAGTTTGGTTGGTGGCGTTAGCAGCAACGTTGCTGAGTTAGAGCGTCAGCGGTGGCGAGAGAAGCTTCCAGAAGTCGCTATGCCCGAAACCCTGGTGGCTCGTCTCTCCCCTCTTTCTCTAACACAGCTGCAGTATTTCGCGGCGGGGCTAAAGAAGATGGACGCTACTTCTTTCGATGCCCACCAATTCTGCCGCTCAGCCGGTTTGATATGCCGTGAAGACGTGATTTTTCGCCTTGAAAGAGGCTCAATTTTTCTGGGTCCCCCTGATGAGGTCGAGGAGAACGTGTTCGTCGACAAGGAGGAACTGCGGGAGTCGGGGGAAATGATATTGCCGGATCTTAGCCCTTCCAAATATTCCATTTCATTTTTTCCCACCGAGTTGGCAGAGATGATGCCGCCATTCTCTTCTGCAAATGTTTCTCAACTTGTGAATTTGTTGAACATCCCGAGCGAGTCGAATATGTCCCGCAGCATGTTGGAGACATTGAAGATATGCGAGGGAAGTGGGGTAGAGGGAGAAGTGAAGAGGTGCAGTTCGTCTGTTGAGTACATGGTGGAATTCGTTGTGTCTGTTTTGGGATCGGACATCGACCTGTTTACTGATCCATCTGTTCTAGGATCCGGTCAGCGGGTCACCATTACCAAAGCGAGTAAGAGGGAGGATATCGTGGGAGTTAAACCGCCCGTAGCGTGTCATAACCTTATGTTTCCTTACGGGGTGAGTTATTGTCATTCTATCAAGGGAAGTGAGGTATTTGATCTCCAGTTGGAGGTTGTGCAGAATGGCGAAAAGGTTAGGAGGAACGCTACAGCAGTATGCCATTATTTGTCTGATGGAGCGGGAGGAAATCAGGCTGCTTGTCATCCCGTTTACGGGGAGATGTTACTCTGGACGCCTAAGCCTACGCATGATTAG